The Gammaproteobacteria bacterium sequence TACTGCCCCACAAGCCTTCACCTGCAATGTTATAAGTGTGAGCAGCCCTAATTAATGTATTTTATATGGCTATTTACATTGGTGTTACAAAGGCTGCGCTTGGGCAGTTTGTCGTCCATGAGATAAAAACTTTAAATTTTTTATGTGGTTGCGCTAAATTTCTGGCAACGGAAAAAAGCCGGAAGCAGAACTTCCGGCTAAAAAAGCAGAACGGACTGAGGGAGGGAGGAGGGGTCCGTTCTGTACAAAGGTTATCGAATAGCCAGAATAAAGCTTTAGTGAATTTTGTGGGAATTGCCCTCTTGAAATTTAGCGAAATGGCCATATCCTACGTCTACGAACGGTTTTTTCATTAATGTAAGGAAAACGAAGCAATGAAACGCATTTTGTTGTTTGTACTCACTAACCTTGCGGTGATTTTGGTGGCGGGTATTACTCTGCGTCTGCTGGGAGTGGATTCTGTCCTCGATGAGCAGGGCGCAGGGCTGAATTTGAACAATCTGCTGATATTCGCGGCCGTGTTTGGCTTTGGTGGCTCGTTTGTGTCTTTGTTGTTGTCCAAGTGGACGGCAAAGAAAATGATGGGGGTGCACGTTATCGAGCAGCCTCGCAACCAGACCGAGCAGTGGCTGTTTGACATTGTGCGTCGTCAAGCCAAAGAAGCCGGCATTGGCATGCCCGAAGTGGGGATTTACGATTCTCCCGAGATTAACGCGTTTGCAACCGGTGCCAGTCGCAACAAGGCGCTGGTGGCGGTGAGCTCTGGTCTGCTGCGCAACATGACGCCCGATGAGGCCGAGGCGGTGCTGGGACACGAGGTGGCGCATGTGGCCAATGGCGACATGATTACCTTGGCGTTGATCCAGGGCGTGGTGAACACCTTCGTGATTTTCCTGGCGCGGGTGATTGGCCATACGGTGGACCGCGTGGTGTTCAAAAATGAAAACGGTCACGGCATCGCCTACTTTGTGACTTCATTCATTGCCGAGATGATTTTGGGCATTCTGGCCAGCGCGATCGTGATGTGGTTCAGCCGTCAGCGCGAGTTCCGGGCCGATGCCGGTGGTGCGCGTCTGGCTGGTCGGCAGAAGATGATTGCGGCGCTGGAGCGTTTACAGGCCGGTGCCAATCAGCCTTCGATGATGCCTGATCAGATGGCTGCGTTCGGCATAAACTCGGGTTTGGCTACCGGTTTGAAGAAAATGTTTACTTCTCACCCGCCATTGTCTGAACGCATTGCCGCGCTGCGTGCCGCAGGCTAATGTTGACCGAGGTCAGTAAAAAGGGAGCTTAGGCTCCCTTTTTTTATGTCAGATCGAACAGGGGCTGCTTGTACGGCTGGCCGCTGACTTCGCGCACAAGTCGTGGTACCAGATAGCCCGGCAATCGTTGTCGCAATTGTTCGATGAGCTGCAGGGCGTGCTGATCATCAACTTCAAAGTGCGCTGCGCCAGCGACTCTA is a genomic window containing:
- the htpX gene encoding protease HtpX, with product MKRILLFVLTNLAVILVAGITLRLLGVDSVLDEQGAGLNLNNLLIFAAVFGFGGSFVSLLLSKWTAKKMMGVHVIEQPRNQTEQWLFDIVRRQAKEAGIGMPEVGIYDSPEINAFATGASRNKALVAVSSGLLRNMTPDEAEAVLGHEVAHVANGDMITLALIQGVVNTFVIFLARVIGHTVDRVVFKNENGHGIAYFVTSFIAEMILGILASAIVMWFSRQREFRADAGGARLAGRQKMIAALERLQAGANQPSMMPDQMAAFGINSGLATGLKKMFTSHPPLSERIAALRAAG